TCTCATGGACGACGACCTCAACACCCCCGGCGCGTTCCGCCTGCTCTTCGACCAGATACGCGCCGCCAACACCGCCCTCGACGAGGGCCGGGACTACGACGCCGCGGTGGCGTGGGCCAACATCGCCGAGATCTGCACCGCCGTGGGCCTGGAGCCCGTCACCCAGGACGACGGTCTCCCCGAGGAGATCACCGCGATGGCGACGGCCCGCGATGCCGCGAGAGCGGCCAAGGACTGGCCCGAGGCCGACCGGTTGCGAGGCGAGATCGAGGCGGCGGGCTTCACCGTCGAGGACACCCCCGACGGCACCGTCGTCCGCCGCTGAGGCGGCGCTGACGGGCAGTCGGCGGCCGGCGGCGTGAGTTGTTCCCGGACCTACCTCTCGCTCCGAGGTTTCTCCGCATCGATGAGTGCCGACGAGATCACGGCGGTGGTCGGCGTGCCGCCGACGATGGTGCGGGTCAAGGGCGAGCGAGGCCGCGGAAACGCGCCAGCGGCGACCAAGCACCTCTGGTCGCTCTCGACGATGGACCACGTCACGTCGCTGCGAGTCTCCGATCACCTGCAGTGGCTGGAGGAACTGCTCGAAGGGCGCACCCTGCCGACGGAGGACGTCACCTGGGACGTGTTCGTGTTTTGGATGACGGACAACGGTCAGGGTGGCCCAGACCTCACGCCTGAGGCCTCGACCTTTCTGGCCGAGCGCCGCCTCCCGATCTCCTTCGACATCCACTACTGAAGGGCAACGGCGTGAACAGCGGGGCGGTGCCGTTCGTGGTGGACATCTCGGGGGCCGTACACGCGGGCGGGGCGCCGGAGGGTCGGGCCACTCGACCCAGCGAACGGCAACGGCGCGAAGAACGGGGCGGCGCCGGTTCGTGATGCCCGTCTCGGGTCCGTTCACGTCGGCGGTGCTCGAGGTGCGGGCGAGGCGGCGAAGGTGCGGGCCACTCGCTCCATGGAACGGCACCGGCGCGAAGAGCGGGGCGGGGCCGGTTCGTGGTGCCC
Above is a window of Acidimicrobiales bacterium DNA encoding:
- a CDS encoding DUF4279 domain-containing protein; translated protein: MSADEITAVVGVPPTMVRVKGERGRGNAPAATKHLWSLSTMDHVTSLRVSDHLQWLEELLEGRTLPTEDVTWDVFVFWMTDNGQGGPDLTPEASTFLAERRLPISFDIHY